The Prunus dulcis chromosome 5, ALMONDv2, whole genome shotgun sequence genomic sequence CAGAGCATCAATGGCTCCACTGAGGCCTTGAGGAACTGGAACCCAAGTGATCAAAATCCATGTGGGTGGTTTGGTGTCACCTGCAACCTCAACAACCAAGTTgtggaattgaatttgaagtaCCTTGATTTGCTGGGCAAGCTCCCTTCCAATTTCACCTCATTGTCAACCATTAGCAAGCTTACTCTCTCAGGCACAAACCTCACTGGTTCAATACCAAAGCAAATTTCAACTCTCCAAGAGCTTACTCTCTTGGACCTGAGCGACAATGCATTGAGCGGAGAAATCCCAGTTGAGATCTGCTCACTGCCAAAGCTTGAACAGCTCTACCTCAGCACGAACCGATTAGAGGGCTCAATCCCAATCGAAATCGGCAACCTCACAAGCTTGAAATGGCTGGTTCTGTTCGACAATCAGCTTAGCGGGAGCCTCCCCAGTTCGACAGGCAACCTGCACAATCTTCAAGTGATCAGAGCTGGTGGGAACAAGAACTTAGAAGGCCCTCTGCCTCACGAGATTGGAAACTGCAACAATTTGGTCATGCTGGGATTAGCAGAAACAAGTATATCAGGCTCCCTCCCTTCAACCCTTGGCCTCTTAAAAAAACTCGAAACACTCGCAATCTACACAGCCTTGCTCTCGGGGCCGATCCCCCCTGAACTCGGAGACTGCTCCGAGCTCCGGGATATCTATTTGTATGAGAACTCGATAACGGGATCGGTCCCGAGCCAATTGGGCAACATAAACAACCTTCAAAACCTTCTCCTGTGGCAGAACAACTTGGTTGGGGTCCTACCTCCAGAGCTCGGAAACTGCCTCCAGCTGCAAGTCATCGACATCTCCATGAACTCATTGACTGGAAGCATACCGCAGTCTTTCGGAAACTTGACTTCGCTTCAAGAACTACAGCTGAGCGTTAATCAAATATCGGGCGAGATTCCGGCCCAACTCGGAAACTGCCGAAAACTTACTCACATCGAGCTCGATAACAATCAGATCACCGGTTCGATCCCGGCCGAGTTCGGGAACTTATCCAATCTCACTCTGCTCTTCTTGTGGCAAAACAAGCTTGAAGGAACCGTTCCGTCGTCGATTTCCAACTCTCTAAATCTAGAGGCCCTTGATTTGTCGCAGAACGGTTTGAATGGTCCGGTTCCCGGAGGGCTCTTCAATCTCCAAAAGCTCACGAAGCTTCTGCTCCTATCGAACAACTTCTCTGGCGAAATACCGCCAGAGATTGGAAACTGCTCGTCGTTGATTCGATTTCGAGCTAGCGGCAACAAGCTCACGGGAGCTATCCCTCCGCAAATCGGGAAGTTGAAGAACTTGAATTTCTTGGATCTTGGATCGAATCGGCTCACCCGAACTATACCGGAGGAGATCTCCAGCTGCCGGAATCTGACATTTCTCGACCTGCATTCCAATTCGATTGGGGGAAATTTGCCCGGAAGTATTGCTCAGCTCGTGTCTCTCCAATTCGTTGATTTCTCGGATAATTTGATCGAAGGGACTTTGAGTGCGGGACTCGGATCGCTGAGTTCACTCACCAAGCTCGTTTTGGGGAAGAACCAGTTTACAGGTGCGATTCCGAGTGAACTCGGTTCGTGCCCGAAGCTACAGTTACTGGACCTGAGCGGGAACGAGCTCACAGGGAATATTCCGGCAAGCTTAGGCAAGATTCCGGCGCTCGAAATCGCTCTGAACCTGAGCTGGAACCAACTCTCCGGCGATATACCGAAGGAGTTCGCCGACTTGGACAAGCTCGGGATTCTAGACGTCTCTCACAACCAGCTCACCGGCGA encodes the following:
- the LOC117628430 gene encoding LRR receptor-like serine/threonine-protein kinase, translated to MPVYPWPLLLLSSFFLVFLSVSPLALALNPQGQALFSWKQSINGSTEALRNWNPSDQNPCGWFGVTCNLNNQVVELNLKYLDLLGKLPSNFTSLSTISKLTLSGTNLTGSIPKQISTLQELTLLDLSDNALSGEIPVEICSLPKLEQLYLSTNRLEGSIPIEIGNLTSLKWLVLFDNQLSGSLPSSTGNLHNLQVIRAGGNKNLEGPLPHEIGNCNNLVMLGLAETSISGSLPSTLGLLKKLETLAIYTALLSGPIPPELGDCSELRDIYLYENSITGSVPSQLGNINNLQNLLLWQNNLVGVLPPELGNCLQLQVIDISMNSLTGSIPQSFGNLTSLQELQLSVNQISGEIPAQLGNCRKLTHIELDNNQITGSIPAEFGNLSNLTLLFLWQNKLEGTVPSSISNSLNLEALDLSQNGLNGPVPGGLFNLQKLTKLLLLSNNFSGEIPPEIGNCSSLIRFRASGNKLTGAIPPQIGKLKNLNFLDLGSNRLTRTIPEEISSCRNLTFLDLHSNSIGGNLPGSIAQLVSLQFVDFSDNLIEGTLSAGLGSLSSLTKLVLGKNQFTGAIPSELGSCPKLQLLDLSGNELTGNIPASLGKIPALEIALNLSWNQLSGDIPKEFADLDKLGILDVSHNQLTGDLQFLAAMQNLVVLNVSHNNFSGRVPDTPFFAKLPLSVLSSNPSLCFSGNNQCAENSDNTRGGSRRRNVAARVAMVVLLCTACALLLAAFYIILGAKRRGPPGLFGGSHEPDPEDDSEVDVGPPWEVTLYQKLELSIVEVARSLTPCNVIGRGRSGVVYQVTIPSGLSLAVKRFRTSEKYSASAFSSEIATLARIRHRNIVRLLGWGANRRTKLLFYDYLANGNLGSLLHEGSAGLVEWDSRFRIALGVAEGLAYLHHDCQPAILHRDVKAQNILLGDRYEGVLADFGLARLVEEDDQNGPFSANPQFAGSYGYIAPEYACMLKITAKSDVYSYGVVLLEIITGKKPVDPSFTDGQHVIQWVRDHLKSKKDPVEILDPKLQGYPDTQIQEMLQALGISLLCTSNRAEDRPTMKDVAALLREIRHDQPPAGGEAHKPASNALKNSSSSVTPAQLLQLQGSSPCSLAYSSASAGYLSGTQ